The Pseudomonas sp. FP2309 genomic sequence ACCCCAAGGGCGCCGACCGCCCGTGGGAGCTGGATTTGTTGCCCCATGTGCTGGCGGCTGATGAATGGCAGCACTTGTCGGCCGGTATCGCCCAGCGTGCGCGCCTGCTCAATGCCGTGCTCGCCGACCTCTACGGCCCACAACGCCTGATCAAAGAAGGCTTGCTGCCGGCGGAGCTGGTGTTCGGGCATAACAATTTCCTGTGGCCGTGCCAGGGCATACAGCCACCGGATGGGGCGTTTTTGCACCTGTACGCCGTGGACCTGGCGCGCACCCCGGACGGTCGTTGGTGGGTGACGGCTGACCGTACCCAGGCCCCGTCGGGCGCCGGTTATGCCTTGGAAAACCGCACCATCGTGTCCCGTGCCTTTCCGGATTTGTACCGCGACCTGCAAGTGCAGCACCTCACCGGCTTCTTCCGCACACTCCAGGAAACCCTGGCCCGCCAGGCGCCGCACGATAACCAGCCGCCGCTGATCGTGCTGCTCACCCCCGGCCGTTTCAACGAAAGCTATTTCGAACACCTCTACCTCGCGCGCCAGCTCGGTTACCCGTTGGTGGAAGGCGGCGACCTGACCGTGCGCGACAGCACCGTGTTCCTCAAAACCCTCAGCGGCCTGCGTCGGGTGCACGCGATCATGCGGCGCCTGGACGACGACTTCTGCGACCCGTTGGAGCTGCGCACCGACTCGGCCCTCGGCGTGCCCGGCCTGCTGGATGCCGTGCGCCAAGGCAATGTGCTGGTGGCCAACGCCTTGGGCAGCGGCGTGCTCGAATCCCCCGGTCTGCTGGGGTTCCTGCCGAAGATCAATGAGTTTTTATTTGGCGAAGCACTGATCCTGCCGTCCATCGCCACCTGGTGGTGCGGTGAAGCGCCGGTACTGGCCGAAGCCTTGGAGAAGCTGCCGGAGTTGTTGATCAAACCGGCATTCCCCTCGCAAAGCTTCGCTCCGGTATTCGGGCGCGACCTCGACGATGAGCAGCGCCAGGCCCTGGCCGAACGCATGCGGGCGCGGCCTTACGCGTATGTCGCCCAGGAGCTGGCGCAATTGTCCCAGGCGCCGGTCTGGCACACCGTGGATGACCACTTGCAGCACCGTGCCATTGGCATGCGCGTGTACGCCGTGGCCAGCGCCGACGGCTACCGAGTGTTACCGGGGGGCCTGACCCGTGTGGCGGCCGAGGCCGACGCCGAAGTGGTGTCGATGCAGCGCGGTGGCGCGAGCAAGGACACCTGGGTGCTCGGCGAGCGTGCGCCGGGTGGTGAGCAGTGGCGCGCCCAGCGCACGATCGGCGCCCACGACCTGGTGCGCCGCGATCCCTATCTGCCGTCGCGGGTGGTGGAAAATCTGTTCTGGTTCGGCCGCTATTGCGAGCGCTGCGATGACAGCGCGCGCTGGTTGCGCATTGTGCTGGCGCGGTATGTCGACGGGGATGACCCGTTGGCGTTGCAGGCGGCGGTGGAGTTGGGTGAGAACCTGCGCCTGTTGCCGGAAGAGGGTGAGCTGCCCGAGCGCCTGCTCGCTGCGTTGCTCGGTGATGACTGGCCGCAAAGCCTGCGCGCCAACCTGCAACGCTTGCAGTGGGCCGCCTCCCAGGTGCGCGGCAAACTGTCCCGTGAGAACTGGCAGGCCCTGGTTGAGTTGCAGCGAGAAGCCCTGGAGCTGGAAAGCGAAGCCCCGGACTTTGGCGAGTTGCTCGACTTTTTAAACCGCCTGGTGATGTCGTTGGCGGCGTTGTCCGGGTTTGCCCTGGATGACATGACCCGCGACGAAGGCTGGCGCTTTTTGATGATGGGCCGGCGCATCGAGCGCCTGCAGTTTCTCAGCAGCAGCCTGGCCGCGTTCCTGCGCGGCGTGGCCGTGTTCGATCAGGCCGGGCTGGAGTGGTTGCTGGAACTGGGCAACAGCAGCATCACCTACCGCTCACGCTACCTGGCGGTGCCACAGTTGATCCCGGTGCTCGACCTGTTGCTGCTTGACGAGCAGAACCCCCATGCGGTGCTGTTCCAGCTCAAGCTGGTCAATCGCACCCTGCGTCGTCTCAATGATGATTTTGGCGTACCCCGTGAGACCGGCCTGGCGCCGTTGGTGGAGCGCCTGGCGCGCTTCGACCTGGGCTGCCTGGAGAACGCGCTGTTTGGCGAGGTCAGCGTACACGCCGCCTTGGATGGCCTGGCCGACCTGCTGCAAGCGGTCGCCGATGAAAGCGGGCAAGTGTCGGATCGCCTGGCGCTGCGCCATTTTGCCCATGTGGATGATGTCAGCCAGCAAACGGTGTCGTTGTGATGAGTGCGCGCTACCAGATTTTTCACGATACCCATTACCACTACGACAGTCCGGTGTCCCTGGCCCAGCAATTGGCGCACTTGTGGCCGCGCCCTTGCGCCTGGCAGCGTTGCAGCGCTCAGCAGCTGGATATCAGCCCGCTGCCGTCGTCGCGCCGGGATGA encodes the following:
- a CDS encoding circularly permuted type 2 ATP-grasp protein; its protein translation is MSDLLDRYPLTAGTYHELLDDGGAVRAHWRRLLDHLQRSTPAQLAQRQALLMRQIQENGVTYNVYADPKGADRPWELDLLPHVLAADEWQHLSAGIAQRARLLNAVLADLYGPQRLIKEGLLPAELVFGHNNFLWPCQGIQPPDGAFLHLYAVDLARTPDGRWWVTADRTQAPSGAGYALENRTIVSRAFPDLYRDLQVQHLTGFFRTLQETLARQAPHDNQPPLIVLLTPGRFNESYFEHLYLARQLGYPLVEGGDLTVRDSTVFLKTLSGLRRVHAIMRRLDDDFCDPLELRTDSALGVPGLLDAVRQGNVLVANALGSGVLESPGLLGFLPKINEFLFGEALILPSIATWWCGEAPVLAEALEKLPELLIKPAFPSQSFAPVFGRDLDDEQRQALAERMRARPYAYVAQELAQLSQAPVWHTVDDHLQHRAIGMRVYAVASADGYRVLPGGLTRVAAEADAEVVSMQRGGASKDTWVLGERAPGGEQWRAQRTIGAHDLVRRDPYLPSRVVENLFWFGRYCERCDDSARWLRIVLARYVDGDDPLALQAAVELGENLRLLPEEGELPERLLAALLGDDWPQSLRANLQRLQWAASQVRGKLSRENWQALVELQREALELESEAPDFGELLDFLNRLVMSLAALSGFALDDMTRDEGWRFLMMGRRIERLQFLSSSLAAFLRGVAVFDQAGLEWLLELGNSSITYRSRYLAVPQLIPVLDLLLLDEQNPHAVLFQLKLVNRTLRRLNDDFGVPRETGLAPLVERLARFDLGCLENALFGEVSVHAALDGLADLLQAVADESGQVSDRLALRHFAHVDDVSQQTVSL